In Chlorobiota bacterium, the sequence AGCCACCGGCAGCGGCGTGACCGGCACGGTGATTCGGGAGTGGAGCACCCCGCAGGGGCGTTGCGTGATTGGTGGGCCGGGGCCAAACAGCTACACCGGAGCGTTCGTGTTCATCATGGATGTTGGCGGGGACGACATCTATCAGCTTCCCGGGGCAACGCTTGGTTCCTTCCGATTGCTGATTGATCTGAACGGAGATGACCGGTATCACACCACCACCACCGGACAAGCTGCGGGAATTGGCGCGGTGGACCTGCTGGTTGACCTTCAGGGGAACGACACCTACCGCGCCGCAATGTTCTCGCAAGGGGCAGGGCTTCTGGGAATCGGCATCTTGGCCGACCACGCTGGCGATGATCTGTACACCGCGCGGTGGTGTTCGCAAGGGGTTGGTTTTTTGGGAGCGGGAATTATTTGGGAAGGGGGTGGGGCCGATCAATATTCGTCGGAAGTCTTCTCCCAAGCGTTCGGTTATGCACGTGGGTACGGGGCAATTCTGGAGGCCGACGGGAACGACAGCTACCGCGCCGGATGGAAAATCCCCGACTCGCGGTATCCGGGCAGGGCCTCGTTATCCATGTCGCAAGGGTTTGGCTACGGGATGCGCCCGTGGGCAACGGGAATTGGAACCGACGGCGGGATTGGCCTGCTAAGCGACCGCCGCGGCAACGACCTGTACGCCAGCGATTTCTTCAGCCAAGGGGGAAGCTACTGGTACGCGCTTGGCATCCTTCACGATGCCGACGGCTACGACCGCTACACCGCCGGGCAATACTCACAAGGGAGTGGCATCCACCTTTCGTTTGGCGCGCTGCTGGACGACGCGGGCGACGACATGTACGATGCCTACCACGGCCTTGAGCAAGGGAACGCCCACGACTGGTCCAGCGGCTGCTTGGAGGACCTTGGCGGGAACGACACGTATCGCGGATCCACCAGCAGCCAGGGGTCCGCCCTGAACGTTTCGTTTGCATGGCTGCTGGATTACAAGGGGGATGACCAGTACTTTATCAAGCTCAGCGACACCACCCACAGCCAGGGTGGGGGGAACTTCAATCGCCCGCGCCGGCATGGTTCGCTTGGGTTGTTGTTGGACCTTGGGCACGGAAGCGATTACTACGTGGAGCCGCGGGTCCGCCCTGGCGAAGCGGTGGTGAAAGGGAACAAAGGGATGGTGTTTGATGATGGCGGGAAATAATCGGCAACATCCGAAGCCTATCGGGGCGTATCAACCGATGCTATTTTGCGGGCGAAGTATTTTGTTCAGCAGCCTGATGGATTGCCACGATGACACCGATCAAGATTCTCTACAACGTTCTTGGGACCTTTTTTGTGGGGCTTGGTGTGGCCGGCATTTTTTTGCCATTGGTCCCCACCACCCCCTTCTTGCTGCTTGCTTCGGCGTGTTATCTGCGCGGGTCCAAGCGGTTGCATGATTGGTTGCTTAATCATCGGCATCTGGGGCCATACATCAGGAATATCAAGGAGCGGCGCGGGTTGCCGATGCGCGCAAAAATCAGCACGCTTGCATTGCTGTGGGTTTCCATCGGGCTTTCCATCTACAGCATTGGCCGCTGGCAAGCAACCGTTGCGCTAATCTGCACCGCCAGCTGCACCACCACTTATCTTTTGCGAATGAAGACGCTTCGGGAGGAAGCCGAATCGCCAGCAATCAGCCCGCAAGCGG encodes:
- a CDS encoding YbaN family protein, which produces MTPIKILYNVLGTFFVGLGVAGIFLPLVPTTPFLLLASACYLRGSKRLHDWLLNHRHLGPYIRNIKERRGLPMRAKISTLALLWVSIGLSIYSIGRWQATVALICTASCTTTYLLRMKTLREEAESPAISPQAERAAAPQPE